In Oncorhynchus tshawytscha isolate Ot180627B linkage group LG01, Otsh_v2.0, whole genome shotgun sequence, the genomic stretch catttttaaaacaatacaaaaacattaCGTTTCATGAAGTCCAGCAATGTAAttacattaaacattacacagggctgtgaatagtgtagctggtcccttacctctcctatatagaacattacacagggctgtgaatagtgtagctggtcccttacctctcctatatagaacattacacagggctgtgaatagtgtagctggtcccttacctctcctatatagaacattacacagggctgtgaatagtgtagatTGACCCTGAGCTGGGAGACGAATGGTTCTCGTCTCTCTTACattgaacattacacagggctgtgaatagtgtagatTGACCCTGAGCTGGGAGACGAATGGTTCTCGTCTCTCTTACATTGAACATTAGACATGGCTGTGAATAGAGTAGATTGTCCATGAGCTAATGGACACATTATTCTTGCCTCTCTTCCTGCTGGAGGTGCTGCATGTTGGTTCCAACCTTAAAAGTAACAACAAAGAAAGTTAGCAGGTCTGTGAGGAAATGCCTTTGTCTCACCATCTGGATAAGGTCTGTGCTGTGCCAGAAACTCTAAATGGGGAGATTGGAAACTCCTTTAAATTCATAGTATTATATTCCTCTTTCATTTACAAATCTCATGACGTGACTATGAGCCGTGGCTGTATCTAGGTGGATGTGTGTTTAACTGAGCCTGCTAGCTAGCAATTGTTGTGAAATGACAGACATTGGTTgaggtagctacagtatgtaatcTAACAACAAACTAATCTAAATGACAAAGGTAAACGTGTTTTTCGCGGTCCAGTGGAAGCACAAGTGGGCATTTGATTTGTAAACCTGTCACATGATCAGCGTCTTGTCAGCAACACTAAAAAAGTACTCCCAAAGTCTAAACATTTACAATGATTCAAATTTGTTCATATTTCAGTGACATTTGCATTAACCTCTACAGGTTCGGTGACACCCCCCTgcgacggttgagctaacgtgattagcatgaggttgtaagtaacaagaacatttcccaggacatagacatatctgattttGGCGAagaagcttaaattcttgttaatctaactgcactgtccaatttacaggagctactacagtgaaagaataccatgcagttgtttgaggagagtggcACAATTATGAActagaaaatgtattaataaaccaattaggcatatttgggcagacttgatacaacaatttgaacagtaatgcaatggttcattggatcagtctaaaacgttgcacatacactgctgccatctagtggccaaaatctaaattgcgcctaatTCCTAAATCAAATATTGGCCTCTAGCATTTCAAAGACTGGGGGGGAGCAtgattttttctttgtattatcttttaccagatctaatgtgttattctcctacattaatttcatatttccacaaacttcaaagtgtttcctttcaaatggtatcaagaatatccATATCCttatttcaggtcctgagctacaggcagttagatttgggttgttatttcaggtcctgagctacaggcagttagatttgggtcctgagctacaggcagttagagagaataaagtagacggcacATTCGATTTATGACCCTGTGTCCATGATGACGTGTACATGTCCAAATATGGGCCTCCGGCCAGGCCATCCTGTTCCTGTGgtcacgtgttagagggtgtgttattttatatctatattgtatcctttgaagttgtcatgcTGATTGATGTCTAAGgacctggttgaactgggggggtTATGTGTTTGAACTTTTGAAAGAGTATGGCCCCCCACCCCCAGTTTTATTGTCCTTATGGTTGTTatctatgaagcaggaatgtgtgtgtgtgtgtgtgtgttagaaacgAGGTCCCTTGGCATTGTGTCCCTTTCAAGCTTTCAACAACAATTAAACAGCCATCTAAATAATGTTTCTCAGCCTAGTTTCCTATTTAGTTctcggggttaaacattgatatctctaatcagcgcCCGGTGCCCCCCACACCATGTTGTAGACAAAATGTCTTGACATCCCCTCCTGTTGTTTGAAATCACTGCCTTTGTTCTCTAAACCAAATAGACAAATGTCTGCATAATGAAAGACATGAAAACTGTATCCAACAATGTATTTCCATCTGTTTTAAACGGGGATATTGTCAGTAAGGTCACTGAGACTAACAATAGACAATAGTTATTGTGGGAGGTTTAGGGTTCAAATATATGGGAAGGATCAGGAATGTTAGAGATTTGGTCACTGTGGCGATTTTGAAAGAGGGAGATTAGAACCACAAAGTAATAGGTTGGTAAGAGATCCTAAAGGTCATTTCATATTTCGGTTTAGGGGGTTATTAACTTTATGGGAAACAATATTGACACTGTGGATTATAAACATGTACATACATTGAGCGCCAGTTCTTGAATCCGTACATTTTCAGCCCTGTAGCCCTTTGCACTTGGGCCACAGTTGTGCTTTGGTTGTTGGGGCATGGAATGTGTAGCGAGTGGGTTGAGGTTCCCGGGACGTTTAAATTCTCTGTTCTTGGAGTGTTTGGAAAACCTTTCATACAAAAAGGCAGAATACTGTCTGTTTCATCCTCCGATGTCGTTCAGAGTCCCTAATGCATCCAAGTCGCCAGTTGTCCATCatacctaaaaaaaaaatatttaaaaaatcgttTACTATAgccgtctactttattctctctagttagatttgggtatgtcattgtaGGTCCtcagctacaggcagttagatttgggtcctgagctacaggcagttagatttgggttgttatttcaggtcctgagctacaggcagttagatttgggttgttatttcaggaggaaatggaagaaaaaaaaagtgtccAATCTTTGAGGGTTTTAAATGTTATTTCCTAGGTCATATCAATGCCCCCAATGCAAATCACTGTATATGGAATACATATCCAAAGAAAATGGAATTTGTGGAAAAAACAGAAGTGAGCAGAATAAAAGGCCAACATATTCTGCATAACTGCACTTTAGTGTCAACCTGCAGCATTTTGGTGGAAGTTGAGGTCAGGTCCAATGTTGACTGTACACCAGAGGGAAAGAGGTTGGgcctttttagaaatgttttagcAGAAGCTTTTTATCCAAAACGACTTAGTCATGCATGAATAAATGTTTACgcatgggtggtcccgggaattaAACCCAATATCCTGCCGTTGCAATGCTGTACCAAATGCATGAAAGGCTATAAATCCTTAATGGAGCACAGGTGTTAGTTATGCCACGTGTaagaaccctttataaagcacgaCAGCTGATAAAACATTTAATGTAGTGTTTATGAAGGCTTTAAGCTGCATGTCATTTAAAATGGGACCCCATGCATTTTTTTCCATTCATATTTCAAATTGAGTTTTGTGGATGTTGTTGAAATAAGTCAATAAATGAAGgatttatatattttaaaacagcTCTCAATATTCCTTTGCGTCACACAGCACTCAAAGCAAGCAGACCAAAATGATAACGTTGTTTATTACATGGTACAAAAAGGGGATTTCTCTTGCATAGAACACATACCATAGACAGTTTTATTTTAAATGGCCCCGTTCAGTAATAGCTCTGTCCCTACAGCTACTTGCTTGTTCTACCTAGCAGCTTCTGGATTGAAagcaaaaaatattatttgtttccTGCGTGAAAATGGACAATATTCTTCTACTGTCTGGCACGGTTTCTGGTCCCACTCCACATCTGTGGGGCTGGAACACAGAGGATTCATAAATCATGACAAATCACATGATGCAGGCAAAGTTGAAGGACAAATTATCAAAAAGCTTCTCATCTCACTCTGTACTGGTGCTCTTCTGCTGAGGTCATGTTTACTTCCTCCTTCCTGCCCGTCTCTGAGGGACTTCCTTTTCCTTGATGTATTTTGGCTTCATCGTGCTCTCAGAGCGGGCCTTCTTTACCTGATgagggatgagaaggggaggCGTGCTCATGTTTTTACTGTACAGTTAAAGTAGCTGGGGAAACAATCCCAACTCACCTTTTTTCCCCCTTTATAATCATGGTCATCCTCTTTCTTCACTATCATCTTTGTTTTGGCATCTAGCGGATGAGAAGAGGAGATCAACCCAATCaatttaactttttatggctgcaggggcattattgagtagcttggatgaaaaggtgcccattgtaaacggccagctcctcagtcgctaatgtatgcatattattattagtattggatagaaaacactctaaagtttccaaaacattgtctgtgagtataacagaactgatatttcaggcgaaaccctgaggaaaatcaaaacaggaagtggcttctattttgaaaactccatgttccatagcctccctttgctggatttaaagggatatgaaccagattccttttcctatcgcttcctcaaggcgTCAGTCTTCAGAcaaagtttcaggcttttatttagaaaaatgagccagaacaataacattgcgtcaagtggtcacatgagttttgctcgcgcaacagagtttggataggtattgcttttccctctcctactgtgaaagacatttgcagttgatatattatcgattatatattttaaacaacctgaggattgattataaaaaacgtttgacatgtttctgtggacattatggaaactatttggaattttcgtctgcgttgtcgtgaccgctctttcctgtggatttctgaacataacgcgacaaacaaacggaggtattttggatataaaaataatctttatgggacaaaaggaacatttgttgtgtaactgggagtctcgtgagtgaaaacatccgaagatcatcaaaggtaaaagattaatttgattgcttttctgattttcgtgacctagctacCTGATACTAATAGTACTTAATGTTTTAttgtgcgatcgataaacttaaacgcttggattgctttcgctgtaaagcataatttaaaaatctgacacgacaggtggattaacaaaaggctaagctgtgttttcctatattgcacttgtgatttcatgaatatttaatgtatgtagcgctatgctattcagtggttgctgatgacacttatcccaatagtgggattgcagccataacaagttaaactGGTATTACTGATGCCTCTAAACCGCCAGTCAGTTTCTTAGGACTGGCCTTGTTAACCACTAACTAGAGTAAGAGACTGTTGGATTGTGGAAGGGTTCTCTTCTGTTTTAGGCTCTGCTAGTGCCTCACCTTTAGGAGCCATGGGACCTGGATCTCCCTGAAACCAGACAAAACAATCACATTACATGTCtaaaaggggtgtgtgtgtgtgtgtgtgtgtgtgggtgtgtgtgtgtgtgtgtgtgtgtgtgtgtgtgtgtgtgtgctcaccttGAACCACATAGTTCTGCCGTTGTGATCTCTTACAGACTTCATCCCCTCCACACAGTAACACTGGAGCCACGATTTAAAGTCAGTGTAGTCCATTTTCTCTGGGTCGTAACCTTTACCACCTAATAATACATATTAATAAAATATAGGCTTATTCTCTGGGTCGTAACCACTAATAAAATAGCCTTATTCTCTGGGTGTACTAATAAAATATAGCCTTATTCTCTGGGTCGTAACCACTAATAAAATATAGCCTTATTCTCTGGTGTAACCACTAATAAAATATAGCCTTATTCTCTGGGTCGTAACCACTAATAAAATATAGCCTTATTCTCTGGTGTAACCACTAATAAAATATAGCCTTATTCTCTGGGTCGTAACCACTAATAAAATATAGCCTTATTTCTGGGTCGTAACCACTAATAAAATATAGCCTTATTCTCTACAGTAACTTCACCACCTAATAACACAATACATAGAATAAAACAGCCTTATTCTCTGGGTCGAACCTTTAATAAAATATAGTCCTTATTCTCTGGGTCGTAACCTAATAAAATATACCTTATTCTCCTAATAAAATATAGCCTTACGTAAtactaataaaaataaaatataataaaatataggCTTATTCTCTGGGTCGTAACCACTAATAAAATATAGCCTTATTCTCTGGGTCGTAACACTAATAAAATATAGCCTTATTCTCCTAACCAAAAAAATATAGCCTTATTCTCTGGAAGGAACCACTAATAAAATATAGCCTTATTCTCAGAAACCATAAAATATAGCCTTATTCTCTGGTTCTAATTACCACCTAATAAAAATACATATGAATAAAATATAGCCTTAAGGCTCTTTAATAAAatatagccttattctaataaAAATAGCCTTATTCTCTGTGGTAACCACTAATAAAATATAGCcttatcctttaaaaaaaaatatagccTTATTGCTGGGCTAACCATGAAAATATACCAGTATAGAAAAAGAAGCCTTATTCCTCGTAACTGTTAAAAACATACTGTAGGTGCTGGGCTAACCTTTGAAAAATACCAGTATAAAACAAGCCCCTCACACTAATAAAATATAGCCTTAAAAACTAATAAAATATAGCCTTATTGCTGGGCTAATAAAAGAATACCAGTATAAAACAAGGCTTATTCCTCACTGTACCACCTAAAAAACATACTGAAGGTGCTGAAATAGAACCAGAAAAGAATAGCCTGAATGGTTCTATAGAAATGAGCAAGGCTCTGAAACATTGTATTCTATAAAAAAAGTTTGTGGTCATACGCAcatcctttaaaaaaataataggtGCTGGGCTAATGAAGAATACCAGTATAGAACAAGAAGGCCCTCACTGTTAAAAACATACTGTAGGTGCTGGGCTAATGAAGAATACCAGTATAGAACAAGGCCCTCACTGTTAaaaacatactgtaggtgttgGGCTAATGAAGAATACCAGTATAGAACAAGGCCCTCACTGTTAAAAACATACTGTAGGTGCTGGGCTAATGAAGAATACCAGTATAGAACAAGGCCCTCACTGTTAAAAACATACTGTAGGTGCTGGGCTAATGAAGAATACCAGTATAGAACAAGGCCCTCACTGTTAAAAACATACTGTAGGTGCTGGGCTAATGAAGAATACCAGTATAGATCAAGGCCCTCACTGTTAAAGCTCCCAATTCACAGCTTTATTGATGTGAAGTGGTCACATTCCTACTTGGTCATTTTGTAAATAAActgagcaaaaaaagaaacgtcctctcattgtcaactccatttattttcagcaaacttaacatgtgcaaatatttgtatgaacataagattcaacaaatTGAGAAACTGAAcacgttccacagacatgtgactatcagaaatggaataatgtgtccctgaacaaagggggggtcaaaatcaaaagtaacagtcagtatctggtgtggccaccagctgcattaagtactgcagtgcatctcctcatggactgcaccagatttgccagttcttgctgtgagatgttaccccactcgtccaccaaggcacctgcaagttcccggacatttctggggggaatggccctagccctcacccgccgatctaaggtcccagacgtgctcaatgggattgagatccgggctcttcgctggccatggcagaacactgacattcctgtcttgcaggaaatcatacACAGAACAATGTGCCTAACATtgttatgctggagggtcatgtcaggataagcCGGCAGGAAGGGTAgcacatgagagaggaggatgtcttcccagaCAACAGGCTCAGTCCgacgatgctgtgacacaccaccccagaccatgacggaccctccacctccaaatcgatcccgccccagagtacaggcctcgtgtaacgctcattccttcgacgataaacacgaatctgaccatcgaccctggtgagacaaaaccgcaattcgtcagtgacggtgggtttgtgcccataggggggaatggccctagccctcacgtTTTTGCCGGTGATGTCAGGTGAggccttacaacaggtctacaagccctcagtccagcctctctcagcctattgcggacagtctgagcactgatggagggattgtgcgttcctggtataaatcgggcagttgttgttaccatcctgtacctgtcctgcaggtgcgatgtaccgatcctgtgcaggtgctgttccatgtggtctgccactgcgaggacaatcagctgtccgtcctgtctccctgtagcaggcgtctcacagtacggacattgcaatttattgccctggccacatctgcagtcctccttGCAACATGTCTAaagcacgttcatgcagatgagcagggaccctggacatctttcttttggtgtttttcagagtcagtagaaaggcctctttagtgtcctaagttttcataactgtgaccttgattgcctaccgtctgtaagctgttagtgtcttaatgaccgttccacaggtgcatgttcattaattgtttgtggttcattgaacaagcatggtaaacagtgtttaaaccctttacaatgaagatatgtgaagctatttggatttttactaattatctttgaaagacagggtcctgaaaaaagggacgtttttgctgagtttatatattgtCTGTAACTACTACACCTGCCTATCTCATTGATATCAAATTATTAGAGATACACATTGTTTTTGAACCCACCGTGTGGTCATGTGAGGTGGAATGTGTATATTTTGGAATGTGAACACTCAGTGTGTTTGACCTGACGAATATCCGTTTCGGATTGAAACGTTGTCAACATAGCTGTGAATTGGGGGGCTTTAAATAGTGTGAGGACCTTCTTTGTTCTTTAATTGTATTGTATTCCAACAATAGATTTCATATCGCAAACCAACATTAAACAACCTACAAAAACAGCGAGGAAGCGTGAGCTTTCCCACCTAATAAAGGTCATCAGGCAGAGGGAACACCAGTGTTTCCTCTAAATGTTATTAGCCGTGGCGGTCAGCACTGGTGACTTCTTAAAAGGACCttcttccccccccaaaaaaatgtttggATTATGATGTGTTAATATGCCATGGCAGCAAAAAAAACTGAATTACAGTAAATTAGGTTTAAAAACAGGAAACTGAACaggaaataaaaaaacaaaatgacGGTAAACTTGAGGTCACTATGACTATTACATTACCAATCTCTTTCCTTTGTCCAAGAGCTGTTGATTCATAACGTTACATGGTTGGTGGTCACGTAAAATGACTTGTGTGTCTGTCAGGAAATTGAGACTTGTAATAGGTAGGTTTAACAAGCCAATTAGGGTCATTTTTATGAGAGATTGTTCCAGTTCAGTTAAACACAGTCAGCAGTGACACTGCACCCAACAGCAGAGCCATACTGTACACAACTTGATAGTGGGAAAACTGTGAGTATATTATTGTACCTAACTTGATGACCTCCAGAGGTACTGTGTGACAGAGACGGAGCAGGTCTGGTGTCTCACTCTCATCCTCCTTCACAGCAGCTCTGTCTGAGATCTGATCAACACAGGAAACAGTAGTTAGTGGATATATGAATAACAGAAAGACTACCGCGGAGCATCATGCTATCAGCTATACCGCATTGCAGCATGCTATACTGCGGAGCATCATGCTATCAGCTAAACCGCGGAGAAGCATGCTATCAGCTATACCGCGTAGCAGCATGCTATCAGCTAAACCGCGGAGAAGCATGCTATCAGCTATACCGCGTAGCAGCATGCTATCAGCTATACCGCATTGCAGCATGCTATACTGCGGAGCATCATGCTATCAGCTAAACCGCGGAGCATCATGCTATCAGCTAAACCGCGGAGCATCATGCGATCAGCTAAACCGCGGAGAAGCATGCTATCAGCTAAACCGCGGAGCATCATGCTATCAGCTATACCGCATTGCATCATGCTATCAGCTATACCGCATTGCAGCATGCTATCAGCTATACCGCATTGCAGCATGCTATACTGCGGAGCATCATGCTATCAGCTATACCGCATTGCAGCATGCTAAACCGCGGAGCATCATGCTATCAGCTAAACCGCGGAGAAGCATGCTATCAGCTAAACCGCGGAGAAGCATGCTATCAGCTAAACCGCGTAGCAGCATGCTATCAGCTAAACCGCGGAGCAGCATGCTATCAGCTATACCGCGGAGCAGCATGCTATCAGCTAAACCGCGGAGCAGCATGCTATCAGCTAAACCACGGAGCAGCATGCTATCAGCTAAACCGCGTAGCAGCATGCTATCAGCTAAACCGCGTAGCAGCATGCTATCAGCTAAACCGCGTAGCAGCATGCTATCAGCTAAACCGCGGAGCAGCATGCTATCAGCTAAACCGCGGAGCAGCATGCTATCAGCTAAAAGCATCATGCGATCAGCTAAAGCGGAGAAGCATGCTATCAGCTAAACCGCGTAGCAGCATGCTATCAGCTAAACCGCGTAGCAGCATGCTATCAGCTAAACCGCGGAGCAGCATGCTATCAGCTTTACCGCATTGCAGCATGCTATCAGCTATACCGCATTGCAGCATGCTATACTGCGGAGCATCATGCTATCAGCTATACCGCATTGCAGCATGCTAAACCGCGGAGCATCATGCGATCAGCTAAACCGCGGAGAAGCATGCTATCAGCTAAACCGCGGAGAAGCATGCTATCAGCTAAACCGCGTAGCAGCATGCTATCAGCTAAACCGCGGAGCAGCATGCTATCAGCTAAACCGCGTAGCAGCATGCTATCAGCTAAACCGCTAGCAGCATGCTATCAACTAAACCGCGAGCAGCATGCTATCAGCTAAACCGCGGAGCAGCATGCTATCATAAACCGCGGAGCAGCATGCTATCAGCTAAACCGCGGAGCAGCATGCTATCAGCTATACCGCGGAGCAGCATGCTATCAGCTAAACCGCGGAGCAGCATGCTATCAGCTAAACCACGGAGCAGCATGCTATCAGCTATACCGCGGAGCAGCATGCTATCAGCTATACCGCGTAGCAGCATGCTATCAGCTATACCACGTTGCAGCATGCTATcagctatacagtacagtaaagtaactTTTGgtttacccaaactcagtaatgtaatctgattacattcagttacttttagattacttgcccccttaagaggcattagaagtaGACAACAATGcatgttaccaattgaaccacatctattgcaggataaatccatGGTAAAGTTTACacagctggccatatatggatgttaaagtttactttatgggttggttatgtaggcttcatcactttctactacatataataacaCTATTCAAATATATCTTTACATGAATATATATAATTTACAATTTataaagtccaaaaatggatgaagCAAATACAGATTGCGTATTGATgtattttatcagcatgaattaatGAATTAAAAGCCCCACGTTTATTCCacaggctgggatctgcactatgaAGCTGTTACACATGTGGCTGGCGATTGGTTGATAGGCAGGTTAAACTTCTTGATTTCAACCAtcattgggttcaaatacacattttgatttatgaacagccatccacaatcCGTCGGGCGCAAATAGCtaagagagagcagcagtgtgattcacatcaatagATGTAGATATCAATAAGTGATGTCCGTATCGCCGTAGACGACACCTCTGCTGTCATCctttacctccaagcgtttattgaAGTTGGATCATCTtcggatgccgacagcagtcggaagacatagcttggactgcaGCCTACACGTCTATTCCTGCTCTTTCCCcacaatccatcaaacacatttgatgGGTCATCATAggggtctctgacatcataggggtctctgacatcataggggtctctgattggtggtcagacTCGCTCTGGTGAAACTTGTgctttttttcaatgctgatttgaatgtcattgagaaaacagagaagtgtcaggTATTTTTTCtctcgcaaacatcctttctgaatttaaaagtaatcatctagtttttcaaaagtatctaatctgattacaatatttttgctggtaacggattacagttaccggtttttgtaatcccttaaATGTAATGCAATGGCCAGTGAACCTGGCCTGCCCTCTCACTTCTCTGTTGGTGACCTCCTCTTTGAACTCGGTGTTGGTGACCTCCTCTTTGACTTCTGTGTCTGTGACCTCCACTTTAACAACTGACTTCCGGTCCTCGTCAGACAGATGTGTTTGAAGTCCTTCCAGAACCGTCCGAGCCTTCACAAAGGGAGGGATGTTTAATCTAAAAGAATGGAAGAAAGTAACTCAATTAACGCTCATTGTATCAGAAGAAGGTCTATTTCTCACAAGATGAGAATAAAGAATTCTAGGGAATTTCAATTCATCAGGGAAGGAAAGAAATGTCATAGCTGGAAAATGTGCTTGTACAACAATGGTGTTGGTAGTTTCGTTTTTGACTCACAATAGCCGACAACACATGGTTCTAATAGTAAAACAATCTCATAGTCTAAATCAGGCTTAACATAGATGTTGGGGCAGTGGGTCACCTAAAGAGGATCTCAGCTCTCAGGTAGTTGCCAATGCCGTTAAAGTACTTCTGGTTCAACAGAACCTCACAGATGGGCCGGTCGAACGCTCTGTCGGACAGGTGGGAGAGGACATTCTCCCTGGAACAGAAATGACGTACGGCAATGTAGAACAGTGGTCATATAGTCACACCCACTACAAAATGTACCATCTGAACCCTGAAACCTTGGGTTACCATCTGAACTGATGGTGGGAGGATTTGTAGACAACAAACAAGAAGAGGTGATTTAGAGAAGACGGTTTTAATGTTGATGTTTGGCACTATATCCCTATTGTTCTAATAGTATCTAACCCCACTGTGTAATGCTGATCCATTTCATATTCTATTAGGTTCTGGAGTTTGAACAATGGCTACCTGTAGCTCAGGTACTCAAACATGACACAGGGCCCTCGGTTGAGTTGCCAGGTCCCGTTGGGTTGCCAGCTGCCAAAGCGGCGTGTGTCCACAAAGCTC encodes the following:
- the neil1 gene encoding endonuclease 8-like 1, yielding MPEGPELHLASLFVNRMCGAVVFTGPVQKSEVSKNPEVSFSCPAYTIIATSRGKEVRLTLTPQKSDSAQGRCRRGKTGQVNQVQTMDIVFRFGMSGFFRFTTEAELPKHSHLRFYTNEKPCRVLSFVDTRRFGSWQPNGTWQLNRGPCVMFEYLSYRENVLSHLSDRAFDRPICEVLLNQKYFNGIGNYLRAEILFRLNIPPFVKARTVLEGLQTHLSDEDRKSVVKVEVTDTEVKEEVTNTEFKEEVTNREISDRAAVKEDESETPDLLRLCHTVPLEVIKLGGKGYDPEKMDYTDFKSWLQCYCVEGMKSVRDHNGRTMWFKGDPGPMAPKDAKTKMIVKKEDDHDYKGGKKVKKARSESTMKPKYIKEKEVPQRRAGRRK